One genomic segment of Polyodon spathula isolate WHYD16114869_AA chromosome 17, ASM1765450v1, whole genome shotgun sequence includes these proteins:
- the LOC121330368 gene encoding nuclear exosome regulator NRDE2-like, translating to MNMALFPAFAGLSSNNNLKNENSSKGLDWLSNQSFRTEDALTLHQHCTKGEERAVQSSADPSLFVDHPPLEEPDEEDFPKPKKKKKDKKKKKQKRKHKKKSREESESSRSGSDSDSPRGHASEASRLEQETEQPRQEQVHLQGCFVWLDDLQTPTDRPFCVDKKADRANWEYKSLYRGDIARYRRKGNSCLGLNPKRHFITWVDSASEKKKAEKKQDRYFSKAGRLLLSTEGFPVHPSDAGPGAKQTPVTSDFMAISDWKEEDVRGPAAPAWVNPLGVYDASTTLWLQGKGQPEPENQQARPAGAAGNVNTAMISKVEEFNRKLRENPEDAKTWMEFVNFQDELMTGPSPFTMSERESEKRKTSLKVTLEKKIAILERAIESNPGSVKLKLARLELCKELWEPSTVLKEWKKLVFLHPNNTELWKKYLLFCQSQFSTFSVLKVNSIYGKCLTTLAAVHDGCMLSHPALPGTEEAILEIFLQQCHFLRQAGHSEKVISLFQAVLDFTFFKPDSVKDLPTREQVEFLEPFWDSGEPRFGERGARGWQSWMHQQERGGWLIPNEQDDEDEDIEDDTEVKDKTLPKWSIWLDVEASRETKNWLPWRPDKSKGQSEEDCEDPDRQVLFDDIGPSMIRILKPELRFQLMSSFLQFLGIPSGCSYSGPDWSITLDEWSVFDSGLATERPLTSLDLQCCGVNCIGHTTTLHSVKRQIGHCKDGEEFIQNVFHQALPLFSKEEKSLLSLYWLQYEKLKVLLYLQNKNKKLKSQGKKSKKLAKNLLKEAENRNNLSLWKEYAHLEWLLGNLEDSRKVFDTAIALATGQGLENPVLCSLCLLYTQLELEAMEDAVGGAAASRAVHILTKLAECGPYSAYKGQVSPVNILKARKAYECAFLGCLTESSLLCDSTVATVKADVAVSLVACFALFQYLTVGIEAADRVYMQALEKTSELFSHKKTEITSMWTRPTGLETLTLMRSMLLRYHMKVNVYPLGPLRETLTSALKLFPGNHCLWRLYVQTENKYHNASRARRFFDSVTRSTEMITPRLFAIYAEQKRKELVDSVQRVDIGGVYSTIPESGLSNRIRLLFEHAVQSDSGAHCPLLWRMYLHFLVSQGNRERSRGAFYKAVQDCPWVKGLYMDAIEYFPDHMQEIMDLMTEKELRVRVPLEEVDILLED from the exons ATGAATATGGCACTTTTTCCAGCTTTTGCGGGACTGTCAAGTAATAATAACTTGAAGAATGAAAATTCATCAAAAG GGTTGGACTGGCTAAgcaatcaaagcttccgcactgaGGATGCGTTAACACTGCACCAGCACTGTACCAAGGGGGAAGAACGGGCTGTTCAGAGTTCAGCCGACCCAAG tttgtTTGTTGATCATCCGCCATTGGAAGAACCTGACGAGGAAGACTTCCCAAAacctaaaaagaagaaaaaggacaaaaagaagaagaaacaaaagagaaaacacaAGAAGAAAAGCAGAGAGGAGTCAGAGAGCAGCAGATCTGGTTCTGACAGCGATTCCCCCAGGGGTCACGCGAGTGAGGCTTCAAGACTTGAGCAAGAAACAGAGCAGCCAAG gCAGGAGCAAGTACATCTTCAAGGTTGCTTTGTTTGGCTTGATGACCTTCAGACCCCAACAGATCGCCCTTTCTGTGTTGATAAGAAAGCAGACCGTGCCAACTGGGAGTATAAATCACTCTATAGAGGAGACATCGCTAG GTACAGGAGGAAAGGAAACTCCTGTCTGGGCCTAAACCCAAAAAGGCATTTTATAACTTGGGTGGATTCAGCATCGGAGAAGAAAAAGGCAGAGAAGAAGCAGGATCGGTACTTCAGCAAAGCAGGGCGCCTGCTGCTGAGCACAGAGGGGTTTCCAGTGCACCCCAGTGACGCGGGCCCAGGTGCCAAGCAGACGCCTGTCACTAGTGATTTCATGGCAATCTCTGACTGGAAGGAGGAGGATGTCAGAGGCCCTGCCGCCCCAGCCTGGGTCAATCCCCTGGGGGTTTATGATGCCTCCACCACCCTCTGGCTTCAGGGCAAGGGTCAGCCAGAGCCTGAGAACCAGCAGGCCAGGCCAGCCGGGGCCGCTGGGAATGTAAACACTGCGATGATCAGTAAAGTGGAAGAATTCAACAGGAAGCTAAGAGAAAACCCAGAGGATGCCAAAACTTGGATGGAGTTTGTAAACTTTCAG GATGAACTAATGACAGGACCCAGTCCCTTCACCATGAGTGAGAGGGAATCAGAAAAGCGGAAGACATCCCTCAAGGTGACTCTTGAGAAGAAAATCGCCATTTTAGAGAGAGCCATCGAAAGCAACCCTGGCAGTGTGAAGCTGAAGTTAGCCAGGCTGGAGCTGTGCAAGGAACTGTGGGAACCCTCTACAGTGCTCAAAGAGTGGAAGAAGCTGGTCTTTCTGCATCCAAATAACACAGAGCTGTGGAAGAAGTACCTTCTGTTCTGTCAAAGTCAGTTTAGCACATTCTCAGTGTTAAAAGTCAATAGTATTTATGGAAAGTGCCTTACTACTTTAGCTGCAGTTCACGATGGCTGTATGTTGTCCCACCCTGCACTGCCTGGTACAGAGGAAGCCATACTAG aaatatttcTTCAGCAGTGCCACTTCCTGAGACAGGCTGGCCACTCAGAGAAAGTGATTTCACTCTTTCAGGCAGTCCTCGACTTTACCTTCTTTAAACCAGATAGCGTGAAAGATCTGCCGACCAGAGAGCAG GTTGAATTTTTGGAGCCGTTCTGGGACAGCGGGGAGCCCCGCTTTGGGGAGAGAGGAGCTCGAGGCTGGCAATCCTGGATGCACCAGCAGGAGAGGGGGGGTTGGCTGATACCAAACGAACAAG atgatgaagatgaagatATTGAAGATGATACTGAAGTGAAGGATAAGACTTTGCCAAAATGGAGTATTTGGCTAGATGTTGAGGCCTCACGGGAGACAAAGAACTGGTTGCCATGGAGACCTGACAAATCCAAGGGTCAGTCAGAGGAAGACTGTGAGGACCCTGATCGACAG GTTTTGTTTGATGATATTGGCCCCTCCAtgattagaattttaaaaccagaGCTCAGGTTTCAGCTGATGTCTTCCTTTCTGCAATTCTTGGGGATTCCGTCTGGATGCAGTTATTCTGGTCCGGACTGGAGTATAACACTGGACGAGTGGTCTGTGTTTGACAGTGGACTGGCGACAGAAAGGCCTTTGACTTCACTGGACCTTCAGTGTTGTGGGGTGAACTGCATCGGGCACACGACCACTCTCCACAGTGTGAAAAGGCAGATCGGTCACTGTAAAGACGGGGAGGAATTCATACAGAATGTCTTTCATCAGGCATTGCCACTGTTCTCTAAAGAGGAAAAGTCTCTTCTCTCCCTCTATTGGCTCCAGTATGAGAAATTAAAG GTTCTCCTTtatcttcaaaacaaaaacaagaagctGAAATCTCAAGGGAAGAAAAGTAAGAAACTAGCGAAAAATCTCCTGAAAGAGGCTGAAAACCGGAACAACCTCTCTCTCTGGAAAGAGTATGCTCATCTAGAATGGTTGCTTGGGAACCTTGAAGACTCTAGAAAAGTGTTTGACACTGCCATTGCACTGGCCACAGGTCAAGGACTTGAGAatcctgtactgtgcagtctgtGCTTGCTGTACACACAGTTAGAATTGGAAGCCATGGAAGATGCTGTTGGAGGAGCTGCAGCTTCTCGGGCAgttcatattttaacaaaacttGCAGAATGTGGACCGTACTCCGCCTATAAAGGACAAGTGTCTCCTGTTAATATCCTGAAAGCCCGGAAAGCTTACGAATGTGCATTCCTAGGCTGTTTAACAGAAAGCAGTCTGCTGTGTGACTCCACGGTTGCCACGGTGAAGGCAGATGTGGCAGTCAGCCTGGTAGCCTGTTTTGCTCTATTTCAGTATCTAACAGTGGGTATTGAGGCAGCTGACAGAGTTTATATGCAGGCTCTTGAGAAAACTTCTGAGCTTTTCTCACATAAAAAGACAGAGATTACCAGTATGTGGACTCGGCCTACAGGGCTGGAAACACTTACTCTGATGCGCTCCATGCTGCTCAGGTATCACATGAAGGTCAATGTGTACCCATTAGGCCCTCTTCGAGAAACACTTACCAGTGCTTTGAAGCTGTTTCCCGGCAACCACTGCCTTTGGAGGCTCTATgtgcaaacagaaaacaagtaccatAACGCCAGCCGAGCTAGGAGGTTTTTTGACAGTGTCACAAGAAGCACTGAAATGATTACTCCCCGATTGTTTGCCATCTATGCAGAACAGAAGAGAAAAGAACTGGTAGATTCTGTTCAAAG GGTGGATATTGGAGGAGTTTATTCTACTATACCAGAAAGCGGACTGAGCAACCGGATAAGGCTGTTGTTTGAACATGCTGTGCAGAGCGACAGTGGAGCACACTGTCCCTTACTGTGGAGAATGTACTTGCACTTTCTG GTGTCCCAAGGAAACAGAGAGAGGAGCAGGGGAGCATTTTACAAAGCTGTCCAGGACTGCCCCTGGGTAAAG GGTCTGTATATGGATGCAATAGAATATTTCCCTGATCACATGCAGGAGATTATGGATCTAATGACCGAGAAAGAATTGAGAGTGAGAGTGCCATTGGAAGAAGTGGACATTCTCCTTGAAGACTGA
- the LOC121329681 gene encoding epithelial cell adhesion molecule-like, whose product MKLKTFCIISVLIFQSTVAVSAVPDDECPDAFPARENCEFDEVCEDAFCKYNEYVTCHLNRCGTCEAVFHGHDNHTVNCNQLTPKCRLMHLEMLHKSKHGGSPHGGRLDMDSVYDPECERNGTFRAKQCDDDSNLCWCVDSAGVRVTDKTGDDPKCDRLVRVHLIEIFFTFKVEFTFYMGTEEEVRRKLAIKLVKEYTLKATQILEISIQELSHEVSIRLSENGTKDPVDVATVAYYIERDLKKSKFSLEVDGRSLEVERDSIKVLFFDNEPPRINMKTISPGFAAIIIVIALAILTGIAVFVVVRRRAEQEKQRMQFEVIEGQGLDDYHLAQRETMGYYY is encoded by the exons ATGAAGCTGAAAACCTTCTGTATTATTTCTGTGTTGATCTTTCAAAGTACAGTTGCTGTGTCTGCAGTGCCAG ATGATGAATGCCCTGATGCCTTCCCGGCCCGGGAGAACTGCGAATTTGATGAAGTGTGCGAGGATGCCTTTTGTAAATATAATGAATATGTCACCTGTCACCTGAACAGGTGTGGGACCTGTGAGGCTGTTTTCCATGGCCACGATAATCACACTGTCAACTGCAACCAGT TGACTCCAAAATGCAGACTGATGCACCTGGAGATGCTTCACAAGAGTAAGCACGGGGGCAGTCCCCACGGAGGTCGCCTGGATATGGACAGTGTGTACGACCCAGAGTGTGAGAGGAATGGCACCTTCAGAGCCAAGCAGTGTGACGACGACTCCAACCTGTGCTGGTGTGTGGACAGCGCTGGGGTCAGGGTCACTGACAAGACTGGAGACGACCCGAAATGCGATCGACTAGTACGTGTTCA CCTCATCGAGATTTTTTTTACCTTCAAAGTTGAGTTTACGTTTTACATGGGAACAGAAGAGGAGGTACGAAG GAAACTGGCCATTAAACTGGTCAAAGAATACACGTTAAAGGCAACCCAAATTCTAGAAATAAGT ATTCAAGAGCTGTCCCATGAGGTGTCAATCAGACTGAGTGAGAATGGCACCAAGGATCCTGTAGATGTAGCTACAGTGGCCTACTACATTGAGAGAGAT CTGAAGAAGAGCAAATTCTCCCTTGAAGTTGATGGCAGGAGCTTGGAAGTTGAGCGTGATTCAATCAAAGTCCTGTTCTTTGACAATGAGCCCCCACGCATCAACATGAAGACCATCTCCCCAGGGTTTGCTGCCATCATCATAGTCATCGCCTTGGCTATTCTGACAGGAATTGCAGTCTTT GTTGTGGTgaggaggagagcagaacaagaGAAACAGAGGATGCAGTTTGAAGTCATTGAG GGCCAGGGGCTTGACGATTATCACCTTGCTCAAAGGGAGACAATGGGCTACTACTACTGA